The stretch of DNA CACTCTTTTTATGATTGTATCGGTTCTGTCCATACCAGGATCTTTCCTTGTATCGCTCCTTGTACGGCTCATCCCTGGAATAAAAAAAATTTTATAATTGGTGATAGATTTATTTATTTTTAGGATCTGTCCATTTTCTCAATAACATCATCCAGTGAACCAATGAATGGACCGGCGGACTCCATCTTGATTGATGCGAGCGCTGCGGCGAACTGAAGCGAGTCTTCAACAGAATGGTCCAGCCGGCGCGCCAGGTACGATCCCATAACAGTGTCACCGCGACCCATCCTGCCCAGGGTACTCCTGTTGGTAAACTTAGCGAATGTGTTTTCCCCCTTGCTCCGAGCCAGCACCCCCTCTGAAGAAGTTATTATAGTCTCGGAACTTCCCCAGTCTTCCAGTATATCCGCCTGATCCTGCAGAACATCGGTACCCGTCAGAATTTGCGCCTCCACAGCATCAAGTTTTACGAAATGTGCCATACTCAGGATTTCTTTTTTCTCCGGCACATCTTTAAGGTAGACGGCTCCTGTCTTATTGTCAGCCTGGAGCACGAAGCCCTGCATATCCACTGACAAAAGGAATCCGTTTGCTTTCAGTAGCCGCATCAAGTCCATTTGAAACTCGTGGGGACCCATACAGCAAAGGTGCATCAGGCACGGTTCAAAAGGAGGTATGTCGTTAATAACAAAATTTCCTCCGCCCTTTATAATAAAGGCCTGCCTTTCATCGACATTTGCGGTCTGGAAAACGATACGGTATTTAGCAACCTCTCCGGGCTGTACGAACAGATCAATACCGGCAGTTTTCAGCGGTTCCAGGAGGTATTTTTCGCTCTCGGAGATTTGTGTCACGGCGGCAATCTTTTTTCCCAGACAGGAAGATGCTATTGCAGCAAAGAGTACCGGACTGCCCGGTACGACAAAAGGGGGCCCTTCGAAAGGAACAATTGTACCCGTAGCCATGTGACCAATAAATACAATATCGTAATGATTCATCTTTAACCTTTCAGATTGTAGTTGCCGGCGGACTGGCTGATACACTGACCAATGTATACCACTTTTTTCGTATACAGTAAAGAGAATAGACGGTGCTCTCGGCCATCAGTTATGCGGTAATGAGGGGGAAGAAGATAACGGAAGAAGATAGCGGAAGAAGATAGAGGAAAAAGATAGCGGAAGAAGATAGAGGAAAAAGATAGCGGAAAAAAAGGAGTTGCAGTTATAGGTAATGGAAGAGTTATTGAAATTTTTAGGAAGTCCCCCTTCTCTTCCAGATATATCTACCGTTCTCTACGTACTCTGCGAGAGATAATGCATTTGAATTTTCTTCCGGACATTGCCCGGGTGTCATTCTAATTGTTTATGAATTCCTCAATGTCAAGAATAAAGATTTGACCCCATTCGTTTTCTCTCAAGAAGCTGAATTGTGTAGAACAGCCTCCATATTGCCTTTACGTGAATATTAATGGTTGCAGCAACTGTTGCTGCAAATATTTGTTGGGAAGGCAGGATATCAGGCTGTGTGTTTGCGCAGACCTGAGTAGATTAGGGCTGTCACCTTCTGGGCATGCTCCATAATATTCTCACCCAGCCCTTTGCCTTCGATCTGCCCATTCATGTGTAAGGTTGCGAGACCGTGCACCGTGGACCAGGCAAAAAGACCCAACTCCCGAGCGTCTCCTGCAACGATCAGGTCCAT from Pseudomonadota bacterium encodes:
- a CDS encoding PfkB family carbohydrate kinase, which translates into the protein MNHYDIVFIGHMATGTIVPFEGPPFVVPGSPVLFAAIASSCLGKKIAAVTQISESEKYLLEPLKTAGIDLFVQPGEVAKYRIVFQTANVDERQAFIIKGGGNFVINDIPPFEPCLMHLCCMGPHEFQMDLMRLLKANGFLLSVDMQGFVLQADNKTGAVYLKDVPEKKEILSMAHFVKLDAVEAQILTGTDVLQDQADILEDWGSSETIITSSEGVLARSKGENTFAKFTNRSTLGRMGRGDTVMGSYLARRLDHSVEDSLQFAAALASIKMESAGPFIGSLDDVIEKMDRS